One stretch of Prunus persica cultivar Lovell chromosome G1, Prunus_persica_NCBIv2, whole genome shotgun sequence DNA includes these proteins:
- the LOC18791659 gene encoding probable disease resistance protein At1g58602, protein MAEAVVCFVAEGLEEFVSRNGEYLSEIRDQVQLALTELQLMRRFAKFVDGRQGDDVEARSWVARIIRDAAYDLEVIVETYSLKVVLRRKGVCQSAMKRYACMFIDRIRVRKIESKICDITNTISELRLSLQTNRIEVLIPNYLPPRDTEHHPHPIVGLEAKVKALVMRLEQNEDPVIAILGMGGIGKTTLAKEVYHHHAVRRHFDCFAWVCISQQFEVRRVWEEILVQFISPTNEQREEIASMDDDEIARKLIRLLGEKRCLVVIDDIWRTEDWELLRLPFPVYGATGSKILLTTRNKEVALYAARNGFILHCYPLTEDESWELFENIAFSGRNDRGPEIFERMKKLGVRMIRHCNGLPLAIVTLAGLLARKKTLDEWNRVYENVYRSYDIEEYTSVHWMLAMSYDDLPYYLKPCFLYLGQFPEDLEIPAKELTQLWIAEGFISLAQQKQRLLATVEDVAYNCLSELVERGIVQVGKRGSVRKIKTCRMHDLMRELCLSKAREEEFLKIVNFSNIGHEPTGKVRRLALYFDANDVELVSSRYESQDHVRSLLFFGPKNWIPKSTTYILSTFKDLKFLRVLKVEYMVREVRLPTEIGNMLCLRFLSLRKSNIIWLPPSLGNLICLQTLNLDFCHSNDRTPIIPNVIWKMEQLRHLYLLYYSSSSVLRLSNLCNLQTLSCVSSDFCDMSDLTKLTNLRKLGIRLSRPVQNLEELLRSASSTLNRIQSLFVKNDVGVNIQEEVMQIVLSCCRIYKLKLYGPIKELSTDPQHYPNLTKLSLCECHLEDDQMAILERLPNLRILSLQSLSFQESTKTLVCSSGGFLRLETLSLEDLKTLEEWRIEEGAMPSLLQLGIHCCYRLKTVPHGLIYISSLRDFTIGRMPRTFYSRLQEGGEDFYIVRRVPSLALGDVHEE, encoded by the exons ATGGCTGAGGCTGTAGTTTGCTTTGTGGCGGAAGGGCTTGAAGAATTCGTCAGTCGGAATGGGGAATACTTGTCTGAAATTAGAGATCAAGTTCAGCTTGCACTAACCGAGTTACAATTGATGCGGAGGTTTGCGAAATTTGTGGATGGAAGACAAGGAGACGATGTGGAAGCACGCAGTTGGGTTGCCAGAATAATTAGAGACGCGGCTTACGACTTGGAAGTAATCGTTGAAACTTATTCGTTGAAAGTGGTTTTGAGAAGGAAAGGAGTTTGTCAGAGTGCGATGAAAAGGTATGCTTGCATGTTTATTGACCGAATTCGCGTGCGCAAGATTGAGTCGAAAATATGTGACATTACCAACACAATTTCTGAGTTGAGGTTGAGTTTGCAAACTAATAGAATTGAAGTGCTGATTCCAAATTATTTACCTCCACGTGATACTGAACATCATCCTCATCCTATTGTTGGGTTAGAAGCCAAAGTAAAAGCATTGGTTATGCGTTTGGAACAAAATGAAGATCCAGTTATTGCTATATTGGGCATGGGGGGTATAGGAAAGACTACTCTTGCAAAAGAGGTTTATCATCATCACGCAGTCAGGCGtcattttgattgttttgcGTGGGTGTGTATATCTCAACAATTTGAAGTAAGACGTGTTTGGGAGGaaattttggttcaatttATTTCTCCTACCAATGagcaaagagaagaaattgcaagcatggatgatgatgaaataGCCAGAAAACTTATTCGTCTCCTAGGAGAGAAGAGATGTTTGGTGGTTATTGATGACATCTGGAGAACTGAGGATTGGGAACTTTTACGACTTCCATTTCCTGTATACGGTGCAACAGGGAGCAAAATATTACTTACCACAAGGAACAAGGAAGTAGCTTTATATGCAGCTAGGAACGGTTTCATCTTGCACTGCTACCCACTAACTGAGGATGAAAGTTGGGAATTGTTTGAGAATATAGCATTTTCCGGAAGGAATGATAGAG gccCTGAAATTTTTGAAAGGATGAAAAAACTAGGAGTTCGTATGATTCGACATTGTAATGGTCTTCCATTAGCCATCGTTACGCTTGCTGGACTTCTAGCGAGAAAGAAGACACTTGATGAGTGGAATAGAGTATATGAAAATGTTTATAGAAGTTACGATATTGAAGAATATACAAGTGTACATTGGATGTTGGCAATGAGTTATGATGACTTACCGTATTACTTAAAACCGTGCTTTCTATATTTAGGCCAATTTCCTGAAGATCTTGAGATTCCAGCCAAAGAATTGACTCAATTGTGGATAGCAGAAGGTTTTATATCTTTGGcacaacaaaagcaaaggttgCTGGCAACGGTGGAGGATGTAGCATACAATTGTCTAAGCGAGTTGGTGGAAAGGGGTATAGTTCAAGTTGGAAAGAGGGGTTCAGTTAGAAAGATTAAAACTTGCCGTATGCATGATCTCATGCGAGAATTGTGCTTGTCGAAGGCACGCGAGGAggaatttctcaaaattgtCAACTTTTCGAATATTGGACACGAACCAACTGGTAAAGTTCGAAGACTTGCCCTTTATTTCGATGCGAATGATGTTGAATTGGTTTCATCAAGATATGAATCACAAGACCATGTTAGGTCTCTATTGTTCTTTGGCCCAAAAAATTGGATACCAAAAAGTACAACATATATACTATCCACATTCAAGGATTTGAAATTTCTTAGAGTTTTGAAGGTTGAATATATGGTCAGGGAAGTAAGGTTGCCAACTGAAATTGGGAATATGCTTTGCTTAAGGTTCTTAAGTCTAAGGAAGAGTAATATAATATGGTTGCCCCCATCTTTAGGTAATTTGATATGTTTGCAAACTCTGAATTTGGACTTCTGTCACTCGAATGATCGGACTCCAATAATTCCGAATGTGATATGGAAAATGGAACAGTTGAGACATCTATACTTACTGTATTACAGCTCAAGTAGCGTACTCCGACTGTCTAACCTCTGCAATTTGCAAACCTTATCTTGTGtttcaagtgatttttgtGATATGAGTGATCTTACAAAATTAACCAATCTCAGAAAACTGGGTATACGATTGTCAAGACCTGTGCAAAATCTGGAGGAATTATTGAGATCTGCAAGCAGCACACTAAACCGAATTCAGTCTCTATTTGTGAAGAATGATGTTGGAGTTAATATTCAGGAGGAGGTTATGCAAATAGTACTAAGTTGTTGTCGTATATACAAGTTGAAGCTGTATGGACCTATCAAAGAGCTGTCGACAGACCCCCAGCACTATCCAAACCTCACCAAGTTATCGTTGTGTGAGTGTCATCTCGAGGATGACCAAATGGCAATACTAGAGAGGCTGCCAAACTTAAGAATTCTTTCACTTCAGTCTCTGAGTTTCCAGGAAAGCACAAAGACACTGGTATGCTCCAGTGGAGGTTTTCTTCGTCTTGAAACTCTTTCCCTGGAAGACTTGAAAACACTAGAGGAATGGAGGATTGAGGAAGGAGCCATGCCTAGTCTCCTTCAGTTGGGTATTCATTGTTGCTATAGATTGAAGACAGTTCCACATGGGCTGATATATATCTCTAGCCTCAGGGACTTTACCATCGGCCGGATGCCTAGAACATTCTACAGTAGGCTTCAGGAAGGAGGCGAGGATTTCTATATAGTGCGGCGTGTACCTTCCCTTGCACTTGGGGATGTGCACGAGGAATAG
- the LOC18788440 gene encoding uncharacterized protein LOC18788440 isoform X2: protein MVLISLTLQISLIHFGSRRKYNVKTEIRVFLWFAYLMADWVATVALGVLSQNQGKSSSCDTKGGSPGGDKLDDELSAFWAPFLLLHLGGPDTITAYALEDNELWLRHLLGLAVQVGVALYIFLMAWKTSWLSILTIPMLLSGLIKYGERTLALRSANREKFRDSMLTRPDPGPNYAKFMEEFSLKKAEGYKVSAEDVEVQVGVDEVRDAVADVRSNSEPSIVVKSHDLFNTFKRLYVDLILSFEDRDGSQIFFQNLDSSETAFKVVEVELGYAYDVFYTKAPIIYTRRGCFFRTVTLSSTCLVFVLFLINVRHKHALTDLITTYILLVGAIILEIYALVLVVSSDWTTLWLSKTSWYGKPPSSQPPGIRRTLSSQVTSVVQLAKRQRWSNSMAQFNLLSFCLKTKPLIRRESPKSVCMQKVLEMKLYKFLNQISAYLKQWLFSHILHKLDEKLEMFLYFTREPISNELKELIFHHFLQKSQTKGKLTELCAGRGNLVLDQYKFPDFMTWTTEVEFDQSILLWHIATDLCHHSDATKTSATEYLHREVSMQIADYMMYLLVMCPFMLPIGIGLIRFQDTCAEAKEYFEQRNRTSSVKTEACEMLLRVSTEVKPAKVKGDRSKSVLFDACSLASSLNNQKEKKWEILSQVWIEILGYAASHCRGNFHAQQLRRGGELLTHVWLLMAHLGITEQLQISQGHARVKLIVK, encoded by the coding sequence ATGGTTTTGATCAGCCTCACCTTGCAGATTTCACTTATTCACTTTGGCAGCCGCAGGAAGTATAACGTCAAAACCGAAATAAGAGTCTTCCTCTGGTTTGCCTACCTAATGGCAGATTGGGTAGCAACTGTTGCTCTTGGTGTCCTCTCCCAGAACCAGGGAAAGTCCAGCAGCTGCGATACCAAAGGGGGTTCTCCAGGAGGCGACAAACTAGACGACGAGCTCTCTGCTTTCTGGGCACCGTTTCTTTTGTTGCATCTTGGCGGCCCAGACACAATCACAGCTTATGCTTTGGAAGACAATGAGCTGTGGTTGAGGCACTTGCTTGGACTGGCTGTTCAAGTAGGCGTTGCACTATACATCTTTCTTATGGCCTGGAAGACTAGCTGGCTTTCAATTCTTACTATTCCCATGCTTCTTTCTGGGCTTATCAAGTATGGAGAGAGGACATTGGCCCTGAGATCAGCAAATCGCGAAAAGTTTCGTGATTCAATGCTCACTCGTCCTGATCCGGGACCCAACTatgcaaaattcatggaggAATTTTCTTTGAAGAAAGCTGAGGGATACAAAGTGAGTGCTGAAGATGTTGAGGTTCAAGTTGGGGTGGATGAGGTTCGTGATGCAGTTGCAGATGTTCGTTCCAATTCTGAACCAAGCATAGTGGTCAAATCGCATGACTTGTTCAATACTTTCAAGCGCCTATATGTAGATCTCATCCTTAGCTTCGAAGATCGAGATGGTAGCCAAATCTTCTTCCAGAACCTTGACTCCTCTGAAACTGCCTTCAAGGTAGTTGAGGTTGAACTTGGATATGCCTATGATGTATTCTACACCAAGGCTCCAATAATTTACACTCGCCGGGGTTGTTTCTTCCGCACCGTCACTTTATCCTCCACCTGTCTTGTGTTTGTGCTCTTCCTGATAAATGTGAGGCACAAGCACGCACTCACTGATTTAATTACTACTTACATATTGCTGGTTGGAGCCATTATCTTAGAGATCTATGCGTTGGTTTTGGTAGTTTCCTCTGATTGGACGACACTTTGGCTGAGCAAAACAAGTTGGTACGGTAAACCACCCTCTTCACAGCCTCCAGGTATCCGAAGAACTCTCTCTTCACAAGTAACCAGTGTGGTTCAACTGGCTAAAAGGCAGAGGTGGTCAAATTCAATGGCTCAATTCAATTTGCTTAGCTTTTGTCTCAAAACTAAGCCTTTAATTCGTCGTGAAAGCCCAAAATCTGTTTGCATGCAGAAAGTGTTAGAGATGAAGTTGTACAAATTCCTAAACCAAATCTCTGCTTACCTAAAGCAGTGGCTCTTCAGTCACATACTGCACAAGTTGGATGAAAAATTGGAGATGTTCTTGTACTTCACTCGTGAGCCGATCTCCAATGAGTTAAAAGAACTTATTTTTCACCACTTCTTACAAAAATCGCAAACTAAGGGAAAGCTTACAGAGCTATGTGCCGGTAGAGGGAACCTTGTCCTTGATCAGTATAAGTTCCCTGATTTCATGACATGGACAACAGAAGTGGAATTCGACCAAAGCATACTTTTGTGGCATATTGCCACAGATCTCTGCCATCACTCTGATGCTACAAAAACTTCAGCCACAGAATATTTGCATCGTGAGGTGAGCATGCAAATAGCAGATTATATGATGTATCTTCTTGTCATGTGTCCCTTCATGTTACCTATAGGAATCGGACTGATCAGGTTTCAAGACACCTGCGCTGAGGCCAAGGAATATTTTGAACAAAGAAATCGCACGAGTTCAGTTAAAACTGAAGCTTGTGAAATGTTGCTTCGCGTAAGCACCGAAGTAAAGCCCGCCAAAGTGAAGGGAGACAGAAGCAAATCTGTATTATTTGATGCATGTAGCCTTGCATCATCACTTaataaccaaaaagaaaagaagtggGAGATACTGAGCCAAGTATGGATTGAAATTCTAGGCTATGCAGCTAGTCATTGTCGAGGGAATTTCCATGCTCAACAGCTTAGAAGAGGCGGGGAGCTTCTTACTCATGTCTGGCTGTTGATGGCTCATCTTGGAATCACAGAACAACTTCAGATATCACAAGGACATGCGAGAGTGAAGTTGATTGTGAAGTAG
- the LOC18788440 gene encoding uncharacterized protein LOC18788440 isoform X1 — protein sequence MLLTALSSWVFVEKRRLIEVFPEPVQKLWNLWELRVMVLISLTLQISLIHFGSRRKYNVKTEIRVFLWFAYLMADWVATVALGVLSQNQGKSSSCDTKGGSPGGDKLDDELSAFWAPFLLLHLGGPDTITAYALEDNELWLRHLLGLAVQVGVALYIFLMAWKTSWLSILTIPMLLSGLIKYGERTLALRSANREKFRDSMLTRPDPGPNYAKFMEEFSLKKAEGYKVSAEDVEVQVGVDEVRDAVADVRSNSEPSIVVKSHDLFNTFKRLYVDLILSFEDRDGSQIFFQNLDSSETAFKVVEVELGYAYDVFYTKAPIIYTRRGCFFRTVTLSSTCLVFVLFLINVRHKHALTDLITTYILLVGAIILEIYALVLVVSSDWTTLWLSKTSWYGKPPSSQPPGIRRTLSSQVTSVVQLAKRQRWSNSMAQFNLLSFCLKTKPLIRRESPKSVCMQKVLEMKLYKFLNQISAYLKQWLFSHILHKLDEKLEMFLYFTREPISNELKELIFHHFLQKSQTKGKLTELCAGRGNLVLDQYKFPDFMTWTTEVEFDQSILLWHIATDLCHHSDATKTSATEYLHREVSMQIADYMMYLLVMCPFMLPIGIGLIRFQDTCAEAKEYFEQRNRTSSVKTEACEMLLRVSTEVKPAKVKGDRSKSVLFDACSLASSLNNQKEKKWEILSQVWIEILGYAASHCRGNFHAQQLRRGGELLTHVWLLMAHLGITEQLQISQGHARVKLIVK from the exons ATGCTGCTTACAG cTCTGAGCAGTTGGGTTTTTGTGGAAAAGAGGAGGCTCATTGAGGTGTTTCCGGAGCCCGTTCAGAAACTATGGAATCTTTGGGAGCTAAGAGTGATGGTTTTGATCAGCCTCACCTTGCAGATTTCACTTATTCACTTTGGCAGCCGCAGGAAGTATAACGTCAAAACCGAAATAAGAGTCTTCCTCTGGTTTGCCTACCTAATGGCAGATTGGGTAGCAACTGTTGCTCTTGGTGTCCTCTCCCAGAACCAGGGAAAGTCCAGCAGCTGCGATACCAAAGGGGGTTCTCCAGGAGGCGACAAACTAGACGACGAGCTCTCTGCTTTCTGGGCACCGTTTCTTTTGTTGCATCTTGGCGGCCCAGACACAATCACAGCTTATGCTTTGGAAGACAATGAGCTGTGGTTGAGGCACTTGCTTGGACTGGCTGTTCAAGTAGGCGTTGCACTATACATCTTTCTTATGGCCTGGAAGACTAGCTGGCTTTCAATTCTTACTATTCCCATGCTTCTTTCTGGGCTTATCAAGTATGGAGAGAGGACATTGGCCCTGAGATCAGCAAATCGCGAAAAGTTTCGTGATTCAATGCTCACTCGTCCTGATCCGGGACCCAACTatgcaaaattcatggaggAATTTTCTTTGAAGAAAGCTGAGGGATACAAAGTGAGTGCTGAAGATGTTGAGGTTCAAGTTGGGGTGGATGAGGTTCGTGATGCAGTTGCAGATGTTCGTTCCAATTCTGAACCAAGCATAGTGGTCAAATCGCATGACTTGTTCAATACTTTCAAGCGCCTATATGTAGATCTCATCCTTAGCTTCGAAGATCGAGATGGTAGCCAAATCTTCTTCCAGAACCTTGACTCCTCTGAAACTGCCTTCAAGGTAGTTGAGGTTGAACTTGGATATGCCTATGATGTATTCTACACCAAGGCTCCAATAATTTACACTCGCCGGGGTTGTTTCTTCCGCACCGTCACTTTATCCTCCACCTGTCTTGTGTTTGTGCTCTTCCTGATAAATGTGAGGCACAAGCACGCACTCACTGATTTAATTACTACTTACATATTGCTGGTTGGAGCCATTATCTTAGAGATCTATGCGTTGGTTTTGGTAGTTTCCTCTGATTGGACGACACTTTGGCTGAGCAAAACAAGTTGGTACGGTAAACCACCCTCTTCACAGCCTCCAGGTATCCGAAGAACTCTCTCTTCACAAGTAACCAGTGTGGTTCAACTGGCTAAAAGGCAGAGGTGGTCAAATTCAATGGCTCAATTCAATTTGCTTAGCTTTTGTCTCAAAACTAAGCCTTTAATTCGTCGTGAAAGCCCAAAATCTGTTTGCATGCAGAAAGTGTTAGAGATGAAGTTGTACAAATTCCTAAACCAAATCTCTGCTTACCTAAAGCAGTGGCTCTTCAGTCACATACTGCACAAGTTGGATGAAAAATTGGAGATGTTCTTGTACTTCACTCGTGAGCCGATCTCCAATGAGTTAAAAGAACTTATTTTTCACCACTTCTTACAAAAATCGCAAACTAAGGGAAAGCTTACAGAGCTATGTGCCGGTAGAGGGAACCTTGTCCTTGATCAGTATAAGTTCCCTGATTTCATGACATGGACAACAGAAGTGGAATTCGACCAAAGCATACTTTTGTGGCATATTGCCACAGATCTCTGCCATCACTCTGATGCTACAAAAACTTCAGCCACAGAATATTTGCATCGTGAGGTGAGCATGCAAATAGCAGATTATATGATGTATCTTCTTGTCATGTGTCCCTTCATGTTACCTATAGGAATCGGACTGATCAGGTTTCAAGACACCTGCGCTGAGGCCAAGGAATATTTTGAACAAAGAAATCGCACGAGTTCAGTTAAAACTGAAGCTTGTGAAATGTTGCTTCGCGTAAGCACCGAAGTAAAGCCCGCCAAAGTGAAGGGAGACAGAAGCAAATCTGTATTATTTGATGCATGTAGCCTTGCATCATCACTTaataaccaaaaagaaaagaagtggGAGATACTGAGCCAAGTATGGATTGAAATTCTAGGCTATGCAGCTAGTCATTGTCGAGGGAATTTCCATGCTCAACAGCTTAGAAGAGGCGGGGAGCTTCTTACTCATGTCTGGCTGTTGATGGCTCATCTTGGAATCACAGAACAACTTCAGATATCACAAGGACATGCGAGAGTGAAGTTGATTGTGAAGTAG